GGCCTCTGTGTAGGCATTGGTTCCTTGGCCTTTCCCGTATATCTAGGCGAAACAATCCAACCCGAAGTCCGTGGCACTTTAGGGTTGTTTCCTACTGCTATCGGAAATATTGGCATTCTTATTTGTTACGTGGCAGGAAAATATCTCGATTGGTCTCAACTAGCGTATCTTGGTGCCTCTCTTCCCGTCCCATTCTTACTGCTTATGTTTATGATCCCTGAAACACCGCGTTGGTATATCTCCCGGGGACGAAACGAGGAAGCTCGCAAAGCCCTGCAGTGGTTACGCGGTTCTAACACCAAAATTGACAATGAGATGCGCGAAATAGCCCTTTCAGACGCAGAAGTTGAAAATGCGTCTAGCATCAAGGAAATGTTGGATATAAAATACCTGAAATCTATTTTGATTTGCTTGGGCCTCATGGCTTTTCAACAGATGTCTGGAATCAACGCGGTCATATTTTACactgttaaaatattcaaaatgtcCGGAAGTTCTGTGGATGAAAATCTATCAACAATAATTGTGGgtcttgttaattttatttcaacatttTTTGCTACGGCCCTCATCGACCGGGCCGGACGTAAAGTATTGCTTTACATTTCATCTGTTACAATGACTATTACACTTGTAGTTTTGGGTTCATTTTTCTACGCACGTGATGATTTAAAGTCGGATGTATCGACGTTAGGGTGGCTTCCGCTTACAagtattatgatttatttgCTCGGATTTTCCTTAGCATTTGGTCCAATACCGTGGCTTATGATGGGCGAAATATTGCCTGCTAAAATAAGAGGAGCTGCTGCATCAATATGTACTGCTTTTAACTGGCTGTGCACGTTCACAGTAACAAAAACCTTCCACAATATTTTGGTTGGTATAGGACCAGCAGGGACGTTTTGGCTATTTGGTTGCATTTGTTTTATAAGCTTATTTTTTGTAGTAATATTCGTCCCAGAAACACGAGGCAAAAGTCTTGAGCAAATTGAAAATACTATGACTGGCAGAGTAGCACCGAGAAGTCGTAGAATGAGTTCTATAGCAAATATAAAACCACTTCCTAGTGGTTGTTAGATTAAAACATATAATTGTAATCAAAGGCACATAGTTTTGTGAGTTGTCATCAagtagtcatatttaaaattcatgGTCATGTGTAATTGGAGCTGTTATAAGTACATAAGTTAAATTAGGGTAtatttgttgtttaatttaactatttaaatcaCATTGTGtatgatttaaataatcaaattaaagAATGAATCAGATACATTTATTGTTACTTAAACagatatttatattcttttagtatgtacctacatgttACAAGAATTTCtaaagattaatatttttttgaaacacATCTGATTtttgaaacaattaaaatatataagtgtTTTTAAGTATCAAAATTATTGTACAATTTCAGAAACACAGGATTTGTTAAATTC
This DNA window, taken from Bicyclus anynana chromosome 1, ilBicAnyn1.1, whole genome shotgun sequence, encodes the following:
- the LOC112056423 gene encoding facilitated trehalose transporter Tret1-like, which gives rise to MKILMRADTHYSIVVSGSEYEKPKYTFSQVLAAVAVSLGSMIVGYSSAYTSPALATMQNSTTISVSEEEASWVGGLMPLAALAGGVLGGPLVDYIGRRRTILFTAVPFFIGWILIATAKIVHLVLAGRAICGLCVGIGSLAFPVYLGETIQPEVRGTLGLFPTAIGNIGILICYVAGKYLDWSQLAYLGASLPVPFLLLMFMIPETPRWYISRGRNEEARKALQWLRGSNTKIDNEMREIALSDAEVENASSIKEMLDIKYLKSILICLGLMAFQQMSGINAVIFYTVKIFKMSGSSVDENLSTIIVGLVNFISTFFATALIDRAGRKVLLYISSVTMTITLVVLGSFFYARDDLKSDVSTLGWLPLTSIMIYLLGFSLAFGPIPWLMMGEILPAKIRGAAASICTAFNWLCTFTVTKTFHNILVGIGPAGTFWLFGCICFISLFFVVIFVPETRGKSLEQIENTMTGRVAPRSRRMSSIANIKPLPSGC